A window from Culex pipiens pallens isolate TS chromosome 3, TS_CPP_V2, whole genome shotgun sequence encodes these proteins:
- the LOC120413990 gene encoding mitochondrial proton/calcium exchanger protein isoform X1 translates to MSAFLRGSPRQVLGLGHQYHRFGSGVRNRFVTYRTKRTAGFYQQCYSTVPTVNGGRGVTVLAVSPANTTSLLDALGYSYSHSGAIRCISTSVIHYDQPSSKVEVTVQKIKQTQKEQQTSETAAAAAAAAPPVAPEKPAGVAAAASASQVVATPAPVKKTLKQRIWAEVLHYYHGFRLLFIDFNVSRKLIWRVLNGKSLTRREHRLLVRTTGDLFRLLPFSVFIIVPFMELLLPVAIKLFPGMLPSTFQTATEREDKIKQNLKVKLEMAKFLQKTLDDMAVQSKDHRSQAAKDFSEFFSKVRKSENEISVTNEDIIKYSKLFEDEITLDSLTRPQLQALCRVLEMSPIGTSTLLRFQLRMKLRSLAADDRTIQKEGVDSLNLSELQAACRARGMRAYGATEERLQSQLQEWINLSLNEKVPPSLLLLSRALMIPEHGSTSDKLKATISVLPDSVATVTKAAIGEREGKIDNKTKIEVIKEEERRIKEEREEEKEKQKEIAEILVDKAPIITEEKVIHLEEPAVLVKPVVDAPVIAASEEISSKDLEVLGDALGTLSKDKKTLLVEKEEIKDLKEEIADYQEDVQELHEVTTAAPAEAQVKESRAAKLLFKKVNSMISKMDTVLDDLEKKEKLLKEQVSAAATEESKQAAAAEEEALRASGASEELVRIDELMSTIRKIKQVPDDSRLDQISKILGKIDDDHDGQIKVEDVLKVIETIGKENIQLNAKQVDELIDMLDKEEVLEAETKIEKALIKSQEAKEKQKELESKEKEKLIEIEDKATDLTALEDPTKKSGETKLDDSVLDAYILQQAAERKAAEQQQSASISNTPAADQESKQQNGTASSPTATNIPPGIVPPPPTADLSKSSQDKRI, encoded by the exons CGGGTGTTCGGAACCGGTTCGTGACCTACCGGACGAAGCGGACGGCCGGGTTCTACCAGCAGTGCTACAGCACCGTCCCGACGGTGAATGGCGGCCGCGGCGTCACAGTGTTGGCCGTTTCGCCGGCCAACACGACGTCACTGCTCGATGCGCTCGGGTACAGCTACAGTCACAGTGGTGCTATTAGGTGTATATCGACGAGTGTGATACACTACGACCAGCCGTCGTCCAAAGTGGAAGTTACAGtacaaaaaattaagcaaacacAGAAAGAGCAGCAAACGAGTGAGACTGCGGCGGCAGCAGCGGCTGCAGCGCCTCCGGTAGCTCCTGAAAAGCCAGCCGGAGTGGCAGCAGCGGCAAGTGCGAGCCAAGTGGTGGCCACGCCAGCACCGGTCAAAAAGACCCTCAAGCAGCGGATATGGGCCGAAGTTCTGCATTACTATCACGGCTTCCGGCTGCTGTTTATCGATTTCAACGTGAGCCGGAAGCTCATCTGGCGAGTACTTAATGGCAAATCGCTGACACGACGCGAGCACCGGCTGCTCGTCCGAACCACCGGTGACCTGTTCCGGCTGTTGCCGTTCTCGGTGTTTATCATCGTGCCCTTCATGGAGCTGTTGCTTCCGGTGGCGATCAAGCTGTTCCCGGGCATGCTGCCGTCGACGTTCCAAACGGCAACGGAGCGCGAGGACAAAATCAAGCAGAACCTCAAGGTCAAGCTTGAGATGGCCAAATTCCTGCAGAAAACTTTGGACGACATGGCTGTGCAAAGCAAGGACCATCGGTCCCAAGCGGCTAAAGATTTTAGCgaatttttctccaaagttcgTAAATCCGAAAACGAGATCTCCGTGACCAACGAGGACatcatcaaatattcaaaactgtTCGAGGACGAAATTACGCTCGACTCGCTGACGCGGCCCCAGCTGCAGGCTCTCTGCCGGGTGCTGGAAATGTCCCCGATCGGAACCTCGACGTTGCTGCGCTTCCAGCTCCGGATGAAGCTGCGAAGTCTTGCCGCGGACGATCGCACCATCCAGAAGGAGGGCGTCGACTCGCTCAATCTTTCCGAGCTGCAGGCAGCTTGTCGGGCGCGTGGCATGCGAGCGTACGGCGCCACCGAGGAACGACTCCAGTCGCAACTTCAGGAGTGGATCAACCTGAGCCTCAACGAAAAGGTCCCACCCTCGCTGCTCCTGCTATCGCGCGCCCTCATGATCCCGGAGCACGGCTCAACCAGTGACAAGCTCAAGGCCACTATCTCCGTCCTGCCCGACTCAGTGGCCACCGTTACGAAGGCCGCCATCGGCGAGCGCGAGGGCAAGATCGACAACAAAACCAAAATCGAAGTCATCAAAGAGGAGGAGCGCAGGATCAAGGAAGAGCGGGAAGAGGAAAAGGAAAAGCAGAAGGAAATCGCCGAAATCCTGGTCGACAAGGCGCCCATCATCACCGAGGAGAAGGTTATCCACCTGGAGGAACCCGCCGTGCTGGTCAAACCGGTCGTCGATGCTCCGGTGATTGCCGCTTCGGAGGAAATCTCCAGCAAGGACTTGGAAGTGCTGGGCGATGCGCTCGGCACGCTTAGCAAGGACAAGAAGACGCTGCTCGTGGAGAAGGAGGAAATCAAGGATCTGAAGGAGGAGATCGCCGACTACCAGGAGGACGTCCAGGAGTTGCACGAG GTCACCACGGCGGCCCCGGCGGAAGCCCAGGTCAAGGAGTCGCGCGCCGCCAAGCTGCTGTTCAAGAAGGTCAACTCGATGATCAGCAAGATGGACACCGTGCTGGACGATCTGGAGAAGAAGGAAAAGCTGCTCAAGGAGCAGGTCAGCGCCGCCGCTACCGAGGAGAGCAAACAGGCCGCCGCCGCCGAAGAGGAAGCACTGCGGGCGAGTGGCGCCAGCGAGGAACTGGTGCGGATCGACGAGCTGATGTCGACGATTCGGAAG ATCAAGCAAGTTCCGGACGACTCTCGGTTGGACCAGATTTCCAAGATTCTCGGCAAAATCGACGACGATCATGACGGGCAGATCAAGGTGGAGGATGTCCTGAAG GTCATCGAAACGATCGGCAAGGAGAACATCCAGCTGAACGCCAAGCAGGTGGACGAGCTGATCGACATGCTGGACAAGGAGGAGGTGCTCGAGGCCGAGACCAAGATCGAGAAGGCGCTCATCAAGAGCCAGGAGGCCAAGGAAAAGCAAAAGGAGCTCGAGAGCAAGGAAAAGGAGAAGCTGATCGAGATCGAGGACAAGGCGACAGATCTTACCGCGCTGGAAGATCCGACGAAAAAGTCCGGTGAAACGAAG CTGGATGACTCAGTTCTTGATGCGTACATTCTTCAGCAGGCCGCCGAAAGGAAAGCCGCGGAGCAGCAACAGTCGGCCAGTATTAGCAACACACCGGCAGCCGACCAGGAGTCGAAGCAGCAGAACGGCACCGCCAGCAGTCCGACGGCGACGAATATTCCGCCCGGTATTGTGCCCCCACCGCCGACGGCGGATCTTTCCAAGTCATCGCAGGATAAAAGGATTTGA